One Triticum dicoccoides isolate Atlit2015 ecotype Zavitan chromosome 5B, WEW_v2.0, whole genome shotgun sequence genomic window carries:
- the LOC119311828 gene encoding EEF1A lysine methyltransferase 1-like, whose product MAGGAEEEGRPGREAGEEEEEDDDERPQLSAAAAGALREFLEEQRRQERDEGEKGEGEGVELVAEDWRLSQFWYDEGTARGLAEEVARLASGLPAGGAGAAVACVACPTLYAYLRKSSPDVPARLLEYDERFGQYGDDFAFYDYNQPEALPPAMKHAFSIVVADPPYLSQECLEKVAKTVSFLAQPEGSFLLLLTGEVQKDHALELLNVRPCGFKPQHSNKLGNVFRLFTNYDPVDRLGGWDRSDGASI is encoded by the exons ATGGCGGGCGGCGCGGAGGAGGAGGGGAGACCGGGGCGGGAggccggggaggaggaggaggaagacgacgacgaGCGGCCGCAGctgagcgcggcggcggcgggggcgctgCGGGAGTTCCTGGAGGAGCAGCGACGGCAGGAGCGGGacgaaggggaaaagggggaaggagaaggGGTGGAGCTGGTCGCGGAGGACTGGCGGCTGAGCCAGTTCTGGTACGACGAGGGCACCGCGCGGGGGCTGGCCGAGGAGGTCGCCCGCCTCGCCTCCGGCCTGCCTGCCGGCGGCGCCGGTGCCGCCGTGGCCTGCGTCGCCTGCCCCACGCTCTACGCCTACCTCCGGAAGAGCAGCCCGGATGTGCCCGCGCGGCTGCTCGAGTACGACGAGCGGTTCGGGCAGTACGGCGACGACTTCGCCTTCTACGACTACAACCAGCCGGAGGCGCTGCCGCCCGCCATGAAGCACGCCTTCAGCATCGTCGTCGCGGACCCTCCTTACCTG AGTCAGGAGTGCTTGGAGAAGGTTGCCAAGACGGTCTCCTTCCTCGCGCAGCCTGAAGGCTCATTCCTGCTGTTACTCACAG GCGAAGTTCAGAAGGACCACGCGCTGGAGCTCCTAAACGTGCGCCCCTGCGGTTTCAAGCCCCAGCACTCGAACAAACTGGGGAATGTGTTCCGGCTGTTCACGAACTATGACCCGGTGGACAGACTTGGTGGCTGGGATCGGAGCGATGGCGCCTCCATTTAG